A genome region from Manihot esculenta cultivar AM560-2 chromosome 5, M.esculenta_v8, whole genome shotgun sequence includes the following:
- the LOC110614775 gene encoding uncharacterized protein LOC110614775 — translation MSEELRELQVGEEVESHVPTEATGHALPQAPPGARRPEQEALLQQLTEIFRQVAGVAQPAIVPPPAPAPAPARSPIDKLRKYGATEFKGRKEDDASTAEYWLQSTDRVLQQLQCSPEDSLLCAVSLLKEEAYQWWDTVAQTVQPMQRTWEFFLNEFRKRYVGDIYMEERKGEFIYLRQGRMTVAEYEREFIRLSRYAREMIPTEEAKCKRFEQGLNTEIRMLLVALQIRDFSALVNAALNVEKVREEDQSRRQRSQQKRTHSQS, via the coding sequence ATGTCTGAAGAATTGAGAGAACTTCAAGTTGGAGAAGAAGTAGAAAGTCATGTACCGACTGAGGCTACCGGCCATGCACTGCCACAGGCTCCTCCTGGTGCTAGAAGGCCAGAGCAGGAGGCCTTATTACAACAATTAACAGAGATTTTCAGGCAAGTGGCCGGAGTAGCTCAGCCAGCTATAGTTCCTCCACCGGCTCCTGCACCAGCACCAGCTAGGTCGCCTATCGATAAATTGAGAAAATATGGTGCCACAGAATTCAAAGGACGAAAGGAAGATGATGCATCCACAGCAGAATATTGGTTGCAAAGTACAGACAGGGTGCTTCAGCAGCTACAGTGTTCCCCAGAAGATAGTCTACTATGTGCAGTGTCACTACTGAAAGAAGAAGCCTACCAATGGTGGGATACTGTGGCACAGACAGTGCAACCAATGCAGAGGACATGGGAATTTTTCTTGAATGAGTTCAGGAAAAGATACGTAGGAGACATATATATGGAGGAGAGAAAAGGGGAGTTTATCTATTTGAGGCAGGGACGTATGACAGTAGCTGAGTATGAAAGGGAGTTTATTCGATTGAGCAGATATGCCAGGGAGATGATTCCTACAGAGGAGGCAAAATGTAAAAGATTTGAGCAAGGGTTAAACACTGAGATCAGGATGCTTCTAGTTGCTCTTCAGATCAGAGATTTTTCAGCACTGGTGAATGCAGCTTTAAAtgtagagaaagtgagggaagaAGACCAGAGTAGAAGACAGAGGAGTCAGCAAAAAAGGACTCACAGTCAGAGTTAG
- the LOC110616348 gene encoding uncharacterized protein LOC110616348, translating into MVFRSVPETQTSAHTDAAEFTAMASSTLKSHQPLHNFPLQDLKWSMNHTNNYRFRKLAVDSSHKSPHRDTANPDGNPVSDGVKTGNSVASPDQRTEKSERKSEVSDTAVDNSDKISKIFIRIRTKSSKCADDSADAGDQTSVADDAEETITKTWNLRPRRAVTKAPNGNGGVPKIAGAGAVEPETKAKEPIRPELTRSRNANDAKVSEKKEKEKDKKLRFSIPLTKEEIEEDVYALTGSKPARRPRKRSKHVQKQLDCLFPGLWLASITPDAYKVSDTPLKG; encoded by the exons ATGGTGTTTCGTTCAGTCCCCGAAACCCAAACCTCGGCTCATACAGACGCTGCTGAATTCACAGCCATGGCTTCTTCAACTCTTAAGTCTCACCAGCCTCTTCATAACTTCCCTTTACAGGATCTCAAATGGTCAATGAACCACACCAATAACTACCGCTTTCGTAAGCTCGCTGTTGATTCCTCTCATAAATCCCCCCACCGTGACACCGCCAATCCTGACGGGAATCCGGTCTCTGACGGCGTAAAAACTGGGAACTCGGTTGCGTCTCCTGATCAGAGGACCGAGAAATCTGAGAGGAAATCGGAAGTTTCGGATACTGCGGTTGACAATTCCGATAAGATATCTAAGATATTTATTCGCATCAGGACTAAGAGCAGCAAGTGCGCTGACGATTCTGCCGATGCGGGGGATCAGACCTCAGTTGCAGACGATGCGGAGGAAACGATAACGAAGACATGGAATCTGAGGCCGAGAAGAGCGGTGACCAAGGCTCCCAATGGGAATGGAGGTGTTCCAAAGATTGCTGGAGCTGGAGCTGTCGAGCCGGAAACCAAAGCTAAGGAGCCAATTCGCCCTGAATTGACTAGGTCTCGGAATGCCAACGATGCTAAGGTGTCtgagaagaaagagaaagagaaggacAAAAAGCTAAGGTTCTCGATCCCGCTTACCAAAGAGGAAATCGAAGAGGATGTCTATGCCTTGACTGGGTCAAAGCCTGCGAGAAGACCCAGGAAGAGATCTAAGCATGTGCAGAAACAACTTGAT TGCTTGTTTCCTGGATTGTGGTTGGCTTCGATCACGCCCGATGCATATAAAGTTTCTGATACTCCTCTGAAG GGTTAG